A stretch of Metabacillus sp. FJAT-52054 DNA encodes these proteins:
- a CDS encoding GNAT family N-acetyltransferase has translation MEKIIELVGEKDWKKGFPVISQLRPHLTEGDFLELAALAAEQENYRIKVLLKDSQPIAYIGYQPMITLYYGRFIWVSDLVTDEAHRSLGYGEKLLSHVEEEAQKGGYDGIALSSALHRKGAHRFYEEKMGFDKASYSFKKVFK, from the coding sequence ATGGAAAAAATTATAGAACTAGTTGGTGAGAAGGACTGGAAGAAAGGATTTCCGGTGATTTCGCAGCTAAGACCACACTTGACTGAAGGTGATTTCCTTGAGCTTGCGGCGCTTGCAGCTGAACAGGAAAACTACCGGATTAAAGTGCTCCTTAAGGATAGTCAGCCTATTGCCTATATTGGATATCAGCCAATGATCACCCTGTATTACGGGAGGTTTATCTGGGTTTCTGATCTTGTAACGGATGAAGCTCACCGCTCTCTGGGATATGGCGAAAAACTGCTTTCCCATGTGGAAGAGGAAGCGCAAAAAGGTGGCTATGATGGAATAGCCCTTTCTTCCGCACTTCATAGAAAAGGGGCTCATCGCTTTTATGAGGAGAAAATGGGTTTTGATAAAGCCAGCTACAGCTTTAAGAAGGTTTTCAAATAA
- a CDS encoding YhdX family protein, with protein sequence MGKGRIRVEERIKVETNEEMYKATLVDQNSSKEKK encoded by the coding sequence ATGGGAAAGGGAAGAATTAGAGTGGAGGAGCGTATCAAAGTTGAGACTAATGAAGAAATGTATAAAGCCACCCTCGTTGACCAGAATAGCTCAAAGGAAAAGAAATAA